One stretch of Anabas testudineus chromosome 24, fAnaTes1.2, whole genome shotgun sequence DNA includes these proteins:
- the slc30a1a gene encoding zinc transporter 1a → MAFEPNRVRLLCMLSLTFGFFIVEVVVSRLTSSLSMLSDSFHMLSDVIALVVALVAVRFAEKTQATNKNTFGWIRAEVMGALVNAVFLTALCFTIILEAIQRFTEPHEIESPGVVAGVGAAGLLVNLLGLCLFHGHAGGGHGHSHGGHSHGHKYKKGKACKSQESGNGSSGEETNNLVGNHNSPGDVKPRNEINCKDSTEVQMNGNTHFEEIDHDHDSASQLNMRGVFLHVLGDALGSVIVVVNAIIFYFVWQPCKADEVCVNPCINSHTTDHRHVNHTLVDLLEDPTMPTDKFAGPCWVLYMDPTLCVIMVGILLYTTYPLLKESALILLQTVPKQINMHRLNERLLSLDGVLAIHELHIWQLAGSRIIATAHIKCHDPTSYMEVAKRIKDFFHDEGIHATTIQPEFVTFSSESRDSLCELSCRTQCAPKLCCGSADKQGTSSDKKASSDCKAAAASALEVIDETPEQTRAVQVCPRSEEEVAITREVESSL, encoded by the exons ATGGCTTTCGAGCCCAATCGCGTCCGGCTGCTATGCATGCTTTCATTGACTTTCGGGTTTTTCATTGTGGAAGTGGTGGTCAGCCGGTTGACCTCGTCTCTCTCGATGCTGTCGGATTCCTTTCATATGCTGTCGGACGTCATCGCGCTGGTGGTGGCTCTGGTCGCGGTGCGGTTCGCCGAGAAAACTCAGGCGACCAACAAAAACACCTTCGGCTGGATTCGGGCGGAGGTGATGGGGGCTCTCGTCAACGCTGTGTTCCTCACGGCGCTGTGCTTCACCATCATCTTGGAGGCGATCCAGCGCTTCACCGAGCCCCATGAGATCGAGAGCCCCGGGGTGGTCGCTGGGGTCGGTGCCGCGGGGCTCCTGGTCAACCTGCTCGGGCTCTGCTTATTCCACGGGCACGCAGGCGGAGGCCACGGACACTCCCACGGTGGGCACTCTCATGGGCATAAGTACAAGAAGGGGAAAGCCTGCAAGTCCCAGGAATCTGGGAATGGGTCTTCAGGAGAGGAGACCAACAACTTGGTGGGGAATCACAACAGCCCCGGTGATGTGAAACCGAGAAATG AAATCAACTgtaaagacagcacagaggtgCAGATGAATGGCAACACCCACTTTGAGGAGATTGACCATGACCATGACTCAGCATCTCAGCTCAACATGCGTGGGGTCTTCCTGCATGTGTTGGGTGATGCCCTGGGCTCTGTCATTGTAGTTGTAAAtgcaattatattttattttgtgtggcAGCCCTGCAAAGCCGATGAGGTTTGTGTGAATCCATGTATCAACAGCCACACCACAGACCACAGGCATGTCAATCACACGCTGGTCGACCTGCTGGAGGATCCAACTATGCCGACCGACAAGTTTGCCGGCCCTTGCTGGGTTCTTTATATGGATCCCACGCTCTGTGTCATCATGGTGGGTATCCTGCTTTATACCACCTACCCTCTGCTGAAAGAGTCAGCCCTCATCCTGCTACAGACTGTGCCCAAGCAGATCAACATGCACCGGCTCAATGAGCGACTGCTGAGTCTGGACGGCGTGCTGGCCATCCACGAGTTACACATCTGGCAACTGGCTGGCAGCCGCATCATCGCCACAGCTCACATCAAGTGCCATGACCCCACATCATACATGGAGGTGGCCAAACGCATCAAGGACTTCTTTCACGACGAGGGCATACACGCCACCACAATCCAGCCCGAGTTTGTCACATTCAGCTCGGAGTCTCGCGACTCTCTCTGCGAGCTCTCCTGTCGGACTCAGTGTGCTCCCAAGCTGTGCTGCGGCTCTGCAGACAAACAGGGCACAAGCTCTGACAAGAAGGCCAGCAGTGACTGCAAGGCTGCTGCCGCTTCAGCTTTAGAGGTCATTGATGAGACCCCCGAGCAGACTAGAGCTGTTCAGGTGTGCCCTCGGTCAGAAGAGGAAGTCGCCATCACCAGAGAAGTGGAGTCATCTCTGTGA